The genomic region ATGGAAATAGGAGATATATTTGCAGTAAATAAGAGTGATTTAGATGGAGCAGATAAAACAGCTTTAGAAATAGAGATGATGCTTAAGTTTGGAGAAAGTAAAGGTTGGAAGCCACCTGTACTTAAAGTATCAGCATCTAATAATACGGGTATTGATGAGCTTTTAGCAAAAATAATTAATCATAAAGAATATATGATTGACTCTGGTGAATTTGAAAAACGACGACTAGCAAATGCTAGATTAGAGGTATTGAAATTAGTAGAAGAAAAACTTATGGCTATAGTGCTGAAAAAGACAAGTAATGGACATTATTTAGATAACTTATCTGAGAAAATTGCAAAAAGGGAAATAGATCCTTATACTGCTAGGGATAAAATTATTACTATGTTAGGAGAATAAGGAGGATAAGAAATGGTAAAAAAAGTAGACCATATTGGTATAGCGGTTAAAAATTTAGAGGAAACTTTGAAGTTTTATCAAGAAGTATTAGGCTTAGAATTAGATGGAATTGAAGTTGTCGAAGAACAAAAAGTAAAAGTAGCATTTTTACCAATTGGCGATACTGAAATCGAGCTTCTAGAGTCAACAGACAAGGAAGGACCTATAGCGAGATATATTGAGAAAAAGGGAGAGGGAATTCAACATATAGCTTATAGAGTTGATGATATAGAAAAAGCAATAGAAGAAATGAAAAGTAAAGGTATTAGAATGATAGATGAAAAGCCAAGATATGGAGCAGGTGGTGCAAAAATAGCTTTCTTACATCCAAAGAGTACTTATGGCGTATTAATTGAATTATGTCAAAGAGACTAATATATACCTAATGAGTTAAAACTTAAGGAGGTAAATTCATGTCAATTGAAAAAATAGAGAAGCTTAGGGCGGCTAAAGAGAAAATTAGACTAGGTGGAGGAATTGAAAGAATAGAGAAGCAGCATAAAAGCGGTAAATTGACAGCAAGAGAGAGAATAAATCTATTACTTGATGAAGGAAGTTTTGTTGAATTAGATACTTTTGTTGAACATAGATGTACTAATTTTGGAATGGATAAAAAGAAAGCACCAGGGGAAGGTGTAGTGACTGGTTATGGAACAATCGATGGTAGGCTTGTATACGTATATGCCCAAGATTTTACAGTGATAGGTGGTTCTCTAGGAGAAATGCATGCTGCTAAAATATGCAAAGTACAGGATATGGCATTAAAAATGGGGGCACCTATAATTGGATTAAATGATTCAGGAGGAGCTAGAATACAAGAAGGTGTAGATGCTTTATCGGGTTATGGTAGAATATTTTATAAAAACACTATATCATCTGGAGTTATTCCTCAGATATCAGTAATTATGGGACCATGTGCAGGAGGAGCTGTATACTCACCGGCACTTACAGACTTTATATTTATGATAGAGAATACAAGTAAGATGTTTATTACAGGGCCACAAGTTATTAAGACTGTAACTGGCGAAGATGTTTCTGCAGAAAAATTAGGAGGAGCTATGACTCACAATAGTGTGAGTGGAGTTGCACATTTTATTGATAGTACAGAAGAGGATGCTATAAATAGAATAAGAAAATTATTAAGCTTTTTACCATCAAATAATTTAGAAGATCCTCCAGCATTTGATACTGATGATGATATAAATAGAATAGATGAAATTTTAAATGAAATTGTACCTGATAATCCTAATAAGCCATATGATATGAAAGAAATTATAAAGATAATAGCCGATAATGGAGATTTCTTTGAAGTACAGCCTTATTTTGCTCAAAATATCATAACAGGATTTATAAGATTAAATGGTAAATCAGTTGGAGTAATTGCAAATCAACCTAAAGTGCTAGCAGGTTGTTTAGATATTAATGCAGCAGATAAAGCTTCAAGGTTTATAAGAACTTGTGATGCTTTTAATATACCATTGCTAAATTTAGTAGATGTTCCAGGATTTTTACCAGGTACAGACCAAGAATATGGTGGAATTATAAGACATGGAGCAAAAATGCTATATGCATATAGTGAGGCTACTGTACCGAAAGTTACTTTAGTTGTAAGGAAGGCATATGGAGGTTCATATCTTGCTATGTGTAGTAAAGATATGGGTGCAGATTTAGTATTTGCATGGCCTAATGCAGAAATTGCTGTTATGGGACCAGAAGGTGCTGCGAATATTATTTTCAGAAAAGAAATACAGAATTCAGATGACCCATTAACTACAAGGACTGAAAAAATCAAAGAGTATAGAGATACAGTAGCAAATCCATATGTAGCTGCTTCAAGAGGATTTGTTGATGATGTTATTGAGCCTATGACTACAAGGCAAAGAATTATTAGTGCATTTGATATGTTATCAAGTAAGAGGGAAAATAGACCGGCTAAGAAGCACGGAAATATGCCCCTATAAAGAGGTGATATGATTGCTAGGAGATAAGGTTAC from Caloranaerobacter sp. TR13 harbors:
- a CDS encoding acyl-CoA carboxylase subunit beta gives rise to the protein MSIEKIEKLRAAKEKIRLGGGIERIEKQHKSGKLTARERINLLLDEGSFVELDTFVEHRCTNFGMDKKKAPGEGVVTGYGTIDGRLVYVYAQDFTVIGGSLGEMHAAKICKVQDMALKMGAPIIGLNDSGGARIQEGVDALSGYGRIFYKNTISSGVIPQISVIMGPCAGGAVYSPALTDFIFMIENTSKMFITGPQVIKTVTGEDVSAEKLGGAMTHNSVSGVAHFIDSTEEDAINRIRKLLSFLPSNNLEDPPAFDTDDDINRIDEILNEIVPDNPNKPYDMKEIIKIIADNGDFFEVQPYFAQNIITGFIRLNGKSVGVIANQPKVLAGCLDINAADKASRFIRTCDAFNIPLLNLVDVPGFLPGTDQEYGGIIRHGAKMLYAYSEATVPKVTLVVRKAYGGSYLAMCSKDMGADLVFAWPNAEIAVMGPEGAANIIFRKEIQNSDDPLTTRTEKIKEYRDTVANPYVAASRGFVDDVIEPMTTRQRIISAFDMLSSKRENRPAKKHGNMPL
- the mce gene encoding methylmalonyl-CoA epimerase, which encodes MVKKVDHIGIAVKNLEETLKFYQEVLGLELDGIEVVEEQKVKVAFLPIGDTEIELLESTDKEGPIARYIEKKGEGIQHIAYRVDDIEKAIEEMKSKGIRMIDEKPRYGAGGAKIAFLHPKSTYGVLIELCQRD